Proteins from one Triticum aestivum cultivar Chinese Spring chromosome 7A, IWGSC CS RefSeq v2.1, whole genome shotgun sequence genomic window:
- the LOC123149180 gene encoding GDSL esterase/lipase At1g28600 — protein MAPLASRLFLVVLALVRAFSATAKPHYTGVLSFGDSLADTGNELARTGGGLASVPPYGETFFGHPTGRASDGRVVLDFIVEALGMPSPKPYFAGKTAADFRRGVNFAYGGSTALGPEFFLSRGLRSFVPVSLANQTAWFKNVVQLAGSEQEQRKLTATMLVMMGEMGINDYLVAITGKLSDGEIRTFVPHIVRAIRDVVTDVIGAGAKTVVVRGMIPLGCQPQMLALFEGTGAAYSRATGCLTRLNDLARLHNRALMRMVLDLRRAHRGTAILYADQYDPVAAIVLSPRKYGFGDRPLAACCGRSGTYNFDSNYATFCGVAGATTCTNPSKYVSWDGIHMTDAANWHVAGAVLRSTMLRQTPPTADLASS, from the exons ATGGCGCCCCTAGCTTCACGTCTCTTCCTAGTGGTGCTGGCGCTTGTTCGGGCCTTCTCCGCTACCGCGAAGCCGCACTACACCGGCGTTTTAAGCTTCGGCGACTCGCTTGCCGACACCGGGAACGAGCTCGCGCGCACCGGCGGCGGGCTTGCCAGCGTGCCGCCGTACGGCGAGACCTTCTTCGGCCACCCCACCGGCCGTGCGTCCGACGGCCGGGTCGTCCTCGACTTCATAG TTGAGGCGCTGGGGATGCCATCGCCGAAGCCGTATTTCGCCGGCAAGACCGCGGCGGACTTCCGGCGGGGCGTCAACTTCGCGTACGGTGGGTCGACGGCGCTTGGCCCGGAGTTCTTCCTGAGCAGAGGGCTTAGGTCGTTCGTGCCCGTCTCGCTCGCAAACCAGACCGCCTGGTTCAAGAATGTTGTACAGCTAGCCGGCTCAGAACAAG AGCAGAGGAAGCTGACGGCGACGATGCTGGTCATGATGGGAGAAATGGGAATCAACGACTACCTCGTCGCCATCACCGGAAAGCTCAGCGACGGTGAGATCCGGACCTTCGTGCCGCACATCGTCCGCGCCATCCGTGATGTCGTGACC GATGTGATCGGTGCGGGAGCAAAAACGGTGGTGGTCCGGGGGATGATACCGCTGGGTTGCCAACCGCAGATGCTAGCCCTCTTCGAGGGCACCGGCGCCGCCTACAGCCGTGCGACCGGCTGCCTGACGCGGCTCAACGACCTCGCCAGGCTGCACAACCGCGCGCTGATGCGCATGGTCCTTGACCTCCGGCGTGCCCACCGCGGCACGGCCATCCTCTACGCGGACCAGTACGACCCCGTCGCCGCCATCGTCCTCTCGCCCCGCAAGTACGGGTTCGGGGACAGGCCGCTGGCGGCGTGCTGCGGGAGGAGCGGCACCTACAACTTCGACTCCAACTACGCCACCTTCTGCGGCGTGGCCGGGGCGACGACGTGCACCAACCCCTCCAAATACGTCTCGTGGGACGGGATACACATGACCGACGCCGCTAACTGGCATGTCGCCGGCGCCGTGCTCAGGTCCACCATGTTGCGCCAAACGCCACCTACGGCAGACCTCGCCTCCAGCTAG